A stretch of the Aegilops tauschii subsp. strangulata cultivar AL8/78 chromosome 4, Aet v6.0, whole genome shotgun sequence genome encodes the following:
- the LOC109753459 gene encoding probable glutathione S-transferase GSTU6 has translation MAEGGDELKLLGSWSSPFVTRAKLALAIKGLSYENVDEDVHNKSDLLLGSNPVHKKIPVLIHNGVPVCESMIIVQYIDEAFAGTGPPILPADPHERAVARFWAAYVDDKLVSQWTNSSRSKSKAGAEAMTEMLVAVEALEGALRECSKGKGFFGGDGVGLVDIALGSMHSWLMAIEAMSGAKVFDPARTPLLAAWMERFGSLDAARAVLPDVGRVVELAKIRHGQAAAASTSNNK, from the coding sequence ATGGCCGAAGGAGGAGATGAGCTGAAGCTGCTGGGGTCATGGTCGAGTCCGTTTGTCACGAGAGCCAAGCTTGCGCTCGCCATCAAGGGCCTGAGCTACGAGAACGTCGACGAGGACGTCCACAACAAGAGCGACCTCCTCCTCGGCTCCAACCCCGTGCACAAGAAGATCCCCGTGCTCATCCACAACGGCGTCCCCGTCTGCGAGTCCATGATCATCGTGCAGTACATCGACGAGGCGTTCGCGGGCACCGGGCCGCCGATCCTCCCCGCCGACCCCCACGAGCGCGCCGTCGCCCGTTTCTGGgcggcctacgtcgacgacaagCTGGTGTCCCAGTGGACGAACTCGTCCAGGAGCAAGAGCAAGGCGGGGGCCGAGGCGATGACGGAGATGCTGGTTGCCGTGGAGGCCCTGGAGGGAGCCCTGAGGGAGTGCTCCAAGGGGAAGGGCTTcttcggcggcgacggcgtcgggctGGTGGACATCGCGCTGGGGAGCATGCACTCGTGGCTGATGGCGATCGAGGCCATGTCCGGCGCCAAGGTGTTCGACCCCGCCAGGACCCCGCTGCTGGCGGCGTGGATGGAGCGTTTCGGCTCGCTTGATGCGGCCAGGGCGGTCCTGCCGGACGTCGGCAGGGTGGTGGAGCTCGCCAAGATCAGGCACGGACAAGCTGCCGCAGCTTCAACTTCAAACAACAAGTAG
- the LOC109753460 gene encoding proteasome subunit alpha type-6, translating to MSRGSGAGYDRHITIFSPEGRLYQVEYAFKAVKSAGVTSIGVRGKDSVCVVTQKKVPDKLLDDTSITHLFSITKYTGLLATGLTADARSLVSQARNEAAEFRKKWGYEMPVDVLAKWIADKAQIYTQHAYMRPLGVVAMVLGYDEEKNAQLFKCDPAGHFFGHKATSAGLKEQEAINFLEKKMKDSPQFSYDETVQIAISALQSVLQEDFKATEIEVGVVRKEDRVFRSLTTEEIDQHLTAISERD from the exons ATGAGCCGCGGATCGGGCGCGGGCTACGACCGCCACATCACCATCTTCTCCCCCGAGGGTCGCCTCTACCAAGTCG AGTACGCGTTCAAGGCGGTCAAGTCGGCGGGGGTCACCTCGATCGGCGTCCGCGGCAAGGACTCCGTCTGCGTCGTCACCCAGAAGAAAGTCCCG GACAAGTTGCTGGATGACACCAGCATCACGCACCTCTTCTCGATTACCAAGTACACCGGCTTGCTTGCCACTGGCCTCACAG CTGATGCGAGGTCCTTGGTCTCCCAAGCAAGAAATGAAGCAGCTGAGTTCCGTAAAAAATGGGGATATGAGATGCCTGTGGATGTATTAGCAAAATG GATAGCAGACAAAGCACAAATATACACGCAGCATGCGTACATGAGACCCCTTGGTGTTG TTGCCATGGTCTTGGGTTACGATGAAGAGAAAAATGCTCAGCTCTTCAAGTGTGACCCCGCAGGTCACTTCTTTGGACACAAG GCAACTAGTGCCGGACTGAAGGAGCAGGAAGCAATAAATTTTCTGGAGAAGAAAATGAAGGATAGCCCGCAGTTCTCATATGACGAAACTGTTCAG ATTGCGATTTCTGCATTGCAATCTGTTCTGCAGGAAGATTTCAAGGCTACCGAGATCGAG GTCGGTGTTGTGAGGaaagaagaccgtgtcttcaggTCACTCACGACAGAGGAGATTGATCAGCACCTAACAGCCATTAGTGAGCGCGACTGA